The genomic interval GGTCGCACTGCAGCTCGGCGCCGGGTTCGGCGGGTTGGTACACGTCCGTGCCGCCGGACGGGATGTAGATGCAGCCGATGTTCCCGGATGGCGCCATAAAGGTGACGGCCGCGCCAGGCGTGGCGGCAACTTCCACCGCTGGTTCGGCGGGCGGTGGCGCTGCCGGCGAACACGCGGCGCACGCCATCAGGGCCAAGGCGAGAAAGAAGCGCATGAGAGCAGTCTGCGCTCGCGCCTGCTTCGGCACAACGGCGGACTAGTCGTCAGTGCGCGATTTTTGAAACGCCGGCAGGCCGTCGCCAAACTTCACCCAATCGAGATCGTGGGCGAGCCAGGAATGGTGCGTGGGCGGGAAGGCGTTGGGTTTGTCGAGGCTGGCGGTGGTGACGTCGATGTAGCTGTCGTCGTCGGTGCGGCGGTAGGTGAGCTGCGTGCCGCACGCGCCGCAGAACGTGCGCTCGACATGCGCGGAGGATTTGTACTTCTTCGGGCGGCCTTGAGTGACGGCGTAGGCTTCGGGCGCCACCGTGATCCAGGCGACGACCGGCGCGCCGGAGACGCCGCGACATGTCTTGCAGTGGCAGATCATGCTGTTGGTTGGCTTGGCGGAAATGGCGTAGCGGATCGCGCCGCAGTGGCAGGCGCCGGTGGCTTGCTTTGACATGCTCACTCCGCCGACGTGTCGACCTTCTTAAATCGATCTAAGAGCAGGCCGATCAGGCTCGCGATAACGACTATTACAATGAAAACGATTAGAAAGAAGGACGACCAAGTCGCCGATGATGAGAGAACTGTC from Terricaulis silvestris carries:
- a CDS encoding GFA family protein produces the protein MSKQATGACHCGAIRYAISAKPTNSMICHCKTCRGVSGAPVVAWITVAPEAYAVTQGRPKKYKSSAHVERTFCGACGTQLTYRRTDDDSYIDVTTASLDKPNAFPPTHHSWLAHDLDWVKFGDGLPAFQKSRTDD